The following proteins are co-located in the Triticum aestivum cultivar Chinese Spring chromosome 1A, IWGSC CS RefSeq v2.1, whole genome shotgun sequence genome:
- the LOC123170616 gene encoding uncharacterized protein — protein MLFMIILLFNLQDIVTLLLLKIFGFLIGKNGILPLFTLFSNNLLLLLLCRLILFKRTVQIFCVGTLPLMVSLQVKNLLNEVWKQKMMIPRVKTFAWRLLRKALPTGLRAGRFSVHISQLCSRCGKPEDEMHLFFLCDFARAAWFLNPWCIRMDILVQSNPNIHSIFLALINMNHPHASLPNILNFMWCLWKARNDYLFSRKKSLPYHINTAAIALCNELDDSIHISSQLKSNEMVGVLPLTNQIPMQGKTIKSDLQVTGPKVYSDAAFRCKKIPGLTQGSVATGIGIYLSLPQDQLEVNVQIQASTVITDTPLQAEALALLLAARVAKQLCISQPTFLADNLSLASWAASRKIKESTTPWTIRKILVDFFCYSSDLQSQVFHISREINGIAHNVAHQVLTSVVEPDICCFASAHRNMTCPVVFLLSTFQFQGFVIHAVRCF, from the exons ATGCTATTTATGATCATCTTATTATTCAACCTTCAGGATATAGTTACCCTTCTCTTGTTAAAGATCTTTGGGTTCCTGATAGGAAAGAATGGAATTCTACCCTTATTTACTCTCTTTTCCAACAACCTCTTGCTTCTACTATTATGCAGACTGATATTATTCAAGAGGACGGTCCAGATATTCTGTGTTGGGACCTTACCCCTAATG GTTTCTTTGCAGGTCAAGAATCTTCTAAATGAGGTCTGGAAACAAAAGATGATGATTCCCAGGGTAAAAACTTTTGCTTGGAGGCTTCTTAGAAAAGCTCTTCCCACAGGTTTGAGAGCTGGCCGCTTCTCCGTGCACATATCTCAACTTTGTAGCAGATGCGGTAAGCCTGAGGATGAGATGcatttattttttctttgtgaTTTTGCTAGAGCTGCTTGGTTTCTGAATCCTTGGTGCATTAGAATGGATATTTTAGTTCAAAGTAATCCTAATATTCACAGTATTTTCCTTGCTCTGATTAATATGAATCATCCTCATGCTTCTCTACCCAACATTCTCAACTTTATGTGGTGTCTTTGGAAAGCTAGGAATGATTATTTATTTAGTAGGAAAAAATCTCTTCCTTATCATATTAACACTGCTGCTATAGCCCTGTGTAATGAACTCGATGATTCTATACATATTTCTTCTCAGCTCAAATCCAATGAGATGGTCGGTGTTTTACCTCTTACTAATCAGATTCCTATGCAGGGGAAAACGATTAAGTCTGATCTTCAAGTTACAGGACCAAAAGTATACTCTGATGCAGCATTTAGATGCAAAAAAATTCCAGGCTTGACTCAAGGATCTGTTGCTACTGGAATTGGAATTTACCTCTCTTTACCACAAGACCAATTGGAGGTCAATGTGCAGATCCAAGCTTCTACTGTTATCACAGATACACCTTTACAAGCTGAAGCTTTGGCGCTTCTTTTGGCGGCTAGAGTGGCCAAACAGCTATGCATTTCTCAGCCCACTTTCCTCGCTGACAATCTGTCTTTGGCGTCATGGGCGGCTAGCAGAAAGATTAAGGAATCTACTACTCCTTGGACTATAAGGAAAATTCTGGTTGACTTCTTCTGCTACTCCTCAGATCTTCAGTCCCAGGTGTTTCACATCTCTAGGGAGATCAATGGTATTGCACACAATGTAGCTCACCAGGTTCTAACATCAGTGGTAGAACCTGATATATGTTGTTTCGCTTCAGCTCATCGGAATATGACTTGCCCTGTAGTTTTTCTTCTCTctacttttcaatttcagggcttTGTAATTCATGCTGTACGGTGTTTCTAA